The Halomonas binhaiensis nucleotide sequence CCTTCTGCCCGTTGTGGTCACTGCGTCCACGACAGTGTTGCGAGAGCGTCTTGAGCAACGCGGTCGTGAGACTCCAGAGCAGATTGCTGATCGCCTGGCGCGGCACCTGGATATCGAGGAGGAGTTGACCCGCGAATATCCTGAACTGGCGCGGATCGATAACGGTGGCACCCTGCAACAGAGCCTGGAGGCCTTGGCCAAGATTATCGATGGCACGGATGCTGGATGTGACAAGAGCCTGTAACAAGAACCTGTAACAAGGAATGGAGAGGCCATGGAGTTTCGCTTCATCGGCACTGGCGACAGTGCTCAGGTGCCACGTTTTGGCTGTGACTGTGTCGCCTGTACCAAGGCACGCGTATTTACCAGCCATCAGCGTGGCCCTTGCTGCGCTGAGGTATGGGTAGACGGGAAGCGCTATCTGCTGGATGCCGGGCGTACCGATCTGGCCCACAGTTGTGAGTTGGAACGGCCTGCCGCCTTTTTCATCACCCATTATCATGCGGACCACGTGCAGGGGCTTTTCCACCTGCGCTGGGGAACGGGGGGCTCCATTCCGGTATATGGCCCCAAGGATCCGCAGGGTTGTGCCGATCTCTACCGCAACCATGGCGTGCTGGACTTTCAGCCCGGGCTCAAGCCATTCAAGGCCTTGAAACTGGACTCTCTCTCCGTGACACCGGTACCGCTCAATCACAGTAAACCGACCCTGGGGTATTGTCTGGACGATGGTGGTACACGCCTGGCGTACCTGACTGATACCTCGGGGCTGCCGGTGGAAACCGAGCGCTTTCTGCGCGATTGGGGGGCCGACGTGATCATCCTGGACGCCTGCCACCCGGCCTCCCATACTAATCCGCGCAATCACAACACCATCACCCAGGCTCTGGAGATCATCACCCGCCTGGATCCTCCTCGGGCCTATCTGACGCATATCGGTCATGATCTTGATGCCGAATGCATCGCCCACCCCCCCGTGTTACCTGCCAAGGTACGCATTGCCCGGGATGGCGAGAGCCTGGAGGACGGAGGGAAAATGCGCGCGGTATCCTGAAGAGAACACCGTGAAAGGCGTTATCTGGAAAGGTGCTATCTAGAAAGGTGCTATCTAGAAAGGTTCTATCTAGAAAGGTGCTATCTGGAAAGACACTGTCAGGATAAGGTGCAGTCAGGAAAGCCTAGGGAGAAGCAAGATGCTCGAGCTATCGGTACGCTATCTACACTTCATGGGCATTCTGGTGCTGGTGTCCATGTTGGTGGTGGAACATCTGCTGTTGAAGGGAGAGTTACTGGCGGAAGAGCTTCGCCGAGTAGCCAGGGTGGATGCCATTTATGGCATCTCGGCATTGGTGGTGTTGGCGACAGGGCTGACGATGTGGTTGCTGGTGGGAAAACCGGCCGGGTTTTACACTGCCAATCCGGTATTTCATGCCAAGGTGACCCTGTTCATCCTGCTGGCTCTGCTGTCGATCTATCCGACGCTCTTTCTCACCAGGCACCGCCGGAGTGCCTCTGCGTCGGTTTCAGTCCCGCGCCTGATCCCTGTGCTGCTGCGCATTGAACTGTTTGGCATCATCGTGATTCCGTTGCTGGCCGTTCTCATGGCAAGAGGCGTGGGCCTCGGCTAGCCGTTGCCCGTCCCCATGCGTCGATGCAAAACACACCTGCCGCTGGGCGCCTCTGTCTGCCGACAACCCCTCTGCGCCCGGCCGGGAAGATCTGGGTCGGGCGCAGAAGGCATGCATCAGCATGTATTTAGAGCGATGAGAGCATTGGTCGATTACTGATCCCACTTGGGGGCAAAGTCCGGATTGGCAACGCGCTCACCACGGTCCAGGTTGGCAATGGCCGCCATTTCATCATCGGACAACCGCAGCTTCAGCGCCTCGATATTGCTTTTCAGGTTTTTTGCCTTGGTGGAAGACGGGAAGGTGGGAATACCGAGCTGATTCAACCAGGCGATGGCAATCTGTGCAGGGCTGACCGCGTGGCGTTCAGCGATACCCTTGAGCGTTTCATCATCCATCACCTTGCCGACTGCCAGGGGCATGAAGGCGGTCGGGGTGATGCCATGGCGTTGGCAATGAGCGACCAGCTCACGGTTCTGCAGGAACGGGTGTATCTCGATCTGATTAGTAAGGATTTCCCCTTCACCGAGGATCTCAACGGCCTGACTGACCTGGGCGATAGTGAAGTTGGAGATGCCGATATGGCGGGCTTTTCCTGCCTCCTTGACCTCTTTCAATGCGGTGAGATAGTCCTGCATCGGCACCGCGTTGTCGGGGGAAGGCCAGTGAATCAGCAACAGGTCGACGTATGACATGCCGAGCCGTTGCAGGCTTTCGTCGACACTGGCCTTGAGGTCAGTTGGCTCCAGTCGATCCCACCACACCTTGGTGGTAATGAAGAGCTCTTCACGCGGCACGTCACTGTCATTCAGCGTCGCGCCAACTTCAGCTTCATTGTCGTAGAACTGAGCGGTATCGAAATGACGATATCCGAGTTTCAGTGCTTCGTTGATGGCAAATTTCAGCGTATCGCCCGTCAGGCGAAAGGTACCCAGTCCGGGATTGGGAATGGCAGTTGTCATGGCAGCTCTATCTTTATGGGTTGCAGGGGTGATACGAATCGGTCATGTAAAGTTAGCATGCAAATTTACTGGATGCAGGACAAGCGAGTAATGCGGCGCTGGTCCAGGACACCAGACAGACGAGTGGCCAGCAGGGCAAACAGTACGATGATGGCGCCGATCCAGGCGGTGTCGGTGAGCTCCATGGTATCGACAGTCCAGCCTCCGACTAGTGAACCCAGGGCAATACCGATGTTAAAAGCCGCGATGTTCAGCCCCGAGGCGACGTCCACGGCTTCCGGAACATAGCGTTCAGCCAGTTGCACCACATAGACCTGGAGTCCCGGGACATTGCCGAAGGCAAAGGCACCCCAGACCACGATGGTGAGAATGGCGGTCAGCGGATGTGGTGCAGTGAAAGTGAAGACCAGCAGAATCAGAGCCAGGCCTGCGAAGATGAGGTACAGGGCACCGATGGGACCCTGTCGATCGGCGAGCTTGCCTCCATACAGGTTGCCTATGGCGACCGACGCTCCATATACCAACATGATCAGGCTGACGCTGCTATTGCTGAAGCCGCTGACCTGCTCAAGGATGGGAGCGAGGAAGGTGAAGGCAGTGAAAGTGCCGCCATAGCCCAGGATGGTAATCGCGTAGACCAGCAGCAGGCGCGGATGGGTCAATACCTTGAGTTGCTGGGAAAGTCTTGCGGGGGCCGGACGCTTGAGATTGCGCGGTACCAGCAGAGCACTTCCCACCAGCGCGATGACGCCGAGCAACGACACCACCAGGAACGTTGCACGCCAGCCAAAGTGCTGGCCGATCCAGGTGCCCAGAGGCACTCCTGTCACCAGTGCCACGGTCAGGCCGGTGAACATGAGGGCAATGGCGCTGGCTTCCTTGTCCTTGCTGACCAGGCTGGTGGCAATGGTCGAGCCGATGGAGAAGAACACACCGTGGGCCAGCCCGGTCAGCACACGTGCGGCAATCAAGGAACCATAGCCAGGTGCCTGCCAGGCCAGCAGGTTGCCGGCAATGAACAGGCTCATCAGTGCAAGCAGTACCCACTTGCGGTTGAAACGGCTGCTCAACGCAGTCAGAACCGGTGCACCGATGGCAACGCCGAGTGCATAGAGACTGACCAGCAGTCCGGCAGAAGGCAGGCTGACGGCCAGGTCGGTGGCAATGGTGGGCACCAGTCCGACGATCACGAACTCGGTGGTGCCAATGGCAAAGGCGCTCAGGGTAAGCGCGAACAGGGCAATAGGCATGGAGGACTCTCCCGCAGCAATGGCAAGGACGCTGGCGTCCTGTGAATGCGGCGCAGTGTGACGGGAGAAACTTTTTCAATAAATGCTATATTCGGGAAAATACCTTTGTACAAATCGAGATAATGGGCCTGGATGAAAACCCGCTCCGATGATCTGGAACTCTTGCTGGCGGTAGTGGATGCTGGAGGCTTCAGTGCCGCAGCGCAGCGCCTGGATATTCCCGTTGCCCGCGTATCACGTGCCATTCAGCGGCTCGAACATAATCTGCAGGTGCCGCTGCTCAACCGCACCACGCGCAGTGTGGCGTTGACGGCCGAAGGACGTTGCTTTGTCGATGAAGTACGCACAGGACTCGAGCAGCTCAATGCCGCCGAGGAAGCCTTGGCGCTGGCCCAGGGCGAGCCGAGCGGCCGCCTGCGAGTCGATGCTGCCAGCCCCTTTGTGCTGCACCAACTGGTGCCTCTGGTAGCCGAGTTTCGTCATCGCTATCCGGCCATTGAGCTGGAACTGACGGCCAGTGATGACATCATCAATCTGCTCGAACAGCGCACCGATGTTGCCATTCGCATCGGTGCACTGACGGATTCCTCGTTGCATGCCAGGTTGCTGGGGCGTTCGCGGTTGTATCTGGTCGCCAGCCCCGGTTATCTGGCCAATGCAGGGACGCCGAAATCCGTCGCCGACCTCGGCCATCATCAGCGCATTGGTTTTCTCGGCTCGAACGTCCTCAACCAGTGGCCGGTGCATGGGCTGGAGAACGAGATAGCGCCGACACTGGCTTCATCCAGTGGTGAAGTCGTCCGGCAGTTG carries:
- the phnP gene encoding phosphonate metabolism protein PhnP, which encodes MEFRFIGTGDSAQVPRFGCDCVACTKARVFTSHQRGPCCAEVWVDGKRYLLDAGRTDLAHSCELERPAAFFITHYHADHVQGLFHLRWGTGGSIPVYGPKDPQGCADLYRNHGVLDFQPGLKPFKALKLDSLSVTPVPLNHSKPTLGYCLDDGGTRLAYLTDTSGLPVETERFLRDWGADVIILDACHPASHTNPRNHNTITQALEIITRLDPPRAYLTHIGHDLDAECIAHPPVLPAKVRIARDGESLEDGGKMRAVS
- a CDS encoding DUF2214 family protein; this translates as MLELSVRYLHFMGILVLVSMLVVEHLLLKGELLAEELRRVARVDAIYGISALVVLATGLTMWLLVGKPAGFYTANPVFHAKVTLFILLALLSIYPTLFLTRHRRSASASVSVPRLIPVLLRIELFGIIVIPLLAVLMARGVGLG
- the dkgB gene encoding 2,5-didehydrogluconate reductase DkgB, giving the protein MTTAIPNPGLGTFRLTGDTLKFAINEALKLGYRHFDTAQFYDNEAEVGATLNDSDVPREELFITTKVWWDRLEPTDLKASVDESLQRLGMSYVDLLLIHWPSPDNAVPMQDYLTALKEVKEAGKARHIGISNFTIAQVSQAVEILGEGEILTNQIEIHPFLQNRELVAHCQRHGITPTAFMPLAVGKVMDDETLKGIAERHAVSPAQIAIAWLNQLGIPTFPSSTKAKNLKSNIEALKLRLSDDEMAAIANLDRGERVANPDFAPKWDQ
- a CDS encoding MFS transporter: MPIALFALTLSAFAIGTTEFVIVGLVPTIATDLAVSLPSAGLLVSLYALGVAIGAPVLTALSSRFNRKWVLLALMSLFIAGNLLAWQAPGYGSLIAARVLTGLAHGVFFSIGSTIATSLVSKDKEASAIALMFTGLTVALVTGVPLGTWIGQHFGWRATFLVVSLLGVIALVGSALLVPRNLKRPAPARLSQQLKVLTHPRLLLVYAITILGYGGTFTAFTFLAPILEQVSGFSNSSVSLIMLVYGASVAIGNLYGGKLADRQGPIGALYLIFAGLALILLVFTFTAPHPLTAILTIVVWGAFAFGNVPGLQVYVVQLAERYVPEAVDVASGLNIAAFNIGIALGSLVGGWTVDTMELTDTAWIGAIIVLFALLATRLSGVLDQRRITRLSCIQ
- a CDS encoding LysR family transcriptional regulator — its product is MKTRSDDLELLLAVVDAGGFSAAAQRLDIPVARVSRAIQRLEHNLQVPLLNRTTRSVALTAEGRCFVDEVRTGLEQLNAAEEALALAQGEPSGRLRVDAASPFVLHQLVPLVAEFRHRYPAIELELTASDDIINLLEQRTDVAIRIGALTDSSLHARLLGRSRLYLVASPGYLANAGTPKSVADLGHHQRIGFLGSNVLNQWPVHGLENEIAPTLASSSGEVVRQLCLAGHGIACLSNFMIGEDVRAGRLKPVLSELMRHGGAREQVQAVYYRNTAMSVRIQAFLDVIAPRLTL